Sequence from the Limisphaerales bacterium genome:
CCGGTCACACGGTTGAACTCCCAAACGTCCGTCATGTTGTCGTGGGTGTTGTCGAAGTAGGCGCGGGTGGCGTAGAACTCCCGCTTGATTTCGTCGTGATCCCGCTTGAATGCGTCGTGATCCCGCTTGATTTCGTCGTGATCCCGCTTGAATGCGTCGTGCTCCCGCGCTGCTGCTTGGAGTTTTCGGTAGTGATCTTCGGGAATAAATTGCCATTGGCTTTTGGTGAACCAATGCCCGTGCATCCCAGCGCCGCAAATCCGCTTCACGTCCCCTGCTGTCCATCCCATTTTCTTCAAGTCAGCATCAAGCGCGGAACGAATCGGCTCCCACCCCTCCCAGTAGTTGTCGGCGTTGCTGTTGAATCCCTGCTCGCCAAGCATGAAGAACAGGCAGCGTTCAGATGCTGTTGGGAACGAGCGGTAATGCTCCGCATCCATGCCCTGCCCGTATTTTTTATCCCAAACGACCTCATTTCTCAGCGTCAACCGCTCGGAATCCTTCAGCCCACCGACGTACCACAGCCGCCACAAGTCTTCAGCGTTGCCCCAGATGTATGCGCTGCCGTTGTCCTCGGTGTGCGGTCGGAACGCTCGCCACCAATCCATCTGGAATGCGTCGAGTTTGTCGGCGTAGAGGTTATCATTCGCCACCCCGTCTTTCTCTTTGCCCATGCCGTAAGGCGGGTCGGCGTGAATCAGATCCGCCTTCGCCCCCGCCATCAGCCGCTCCACGTCCTCGGCCTTCGTCGAGTCGCCGCACAGTAATCGGTGGTCGCCCAATTCCCAAATCTGCCCGCTTTCCACGCCCCACTTCTCGCGCAGTTCTTCAGCGCGGTCAATCTGCGGCTCGGCGTCTGCCATGTCATCTGGATTAAATTGGGTCAATAAATCCTCAAGGGTTGTCGTGTCAAACCCTGTCAAGTCCATGTCAATTTCCCCCGTGTCCAGTTCAATCAGTAAATCCTTTAAAGCTGCATTGTTCATTTCGGCAAGCTCGGCAATCCTATTGTCGGCAATTAAATGCGCCGTTTCTTCTGCCTCGTTTTTAAAGTCCTGCAAATTGACCGGGGCATTATCCAGCCCCAAAAAATACGCGGCTTTTAATCTGGCGTGACCAGCAACAATGAACCCGCTCCTTTTGCTCACGACAATAGGAGCACGCCACCCTTGCGCGGCAATTATCTTGCCGAGCATTTGGATTTGCTGGTCGCTGTGCGTGTTTGGATTTCGGGGATGATCAACCAGTTCGGCAAGGTTTTTAACCTCATCATGTGCGCAATGGATTTCAGGATTTAATTTTGTTTCCGTGTTCATGGGCGAGTGAAAAAGTCATTGTCCGGCCTCGATGCGTTCTTCCAGTTGGTTTATTGTTTTTAATGCGGCGCGTGTCCATTCGGGGGCGGCCAGCGCGGCGGCTTCAAAATCAGGGCGTGCGATCAGGCGGGCGCTGTTCTCCAGCTTCACCGTGACGCAGCCGGTTAAGCTCAGCGTCAAGGAGAGCATCAATGGCTTGATCCACTTCATCATCT
This genomic interval carries:
- a CDS encoding ParB N-terminal domain-containing protein, giving the protein MNTETKLNPEIHCAHDEVKNLAELVDHPRNPNTHSDQQIQMLGKIIAAQGWRAPIVVSKRSGFIVAGHARLKAAYFLGLDNAPVNLQDFKNEAEETAHLIADNRIAELAEMNNAALKDLLIELDTGEIDMDLTGFDTTTLEDLLTQFNPDDMADAEPQIDRAEELREKWGVESGQIWELGDHRLLCGDSTKAEDVERLMAGAKADLIHADPPYGMGKEKDGVANDNLYADKLDAFQMDWWRAFRPHTEDNGSAYIWGNAEDLWRLWYVGGLKDSERLTLRNEVVWDKKYGQGMDAEHYRSFPTASERCLFFMLGEQGFNSNADNYWEGWEPIRSALDADLKKMGWTAGDVKRICGAGMHGHWFTKSQWQFIPEDHYRKLQAAAREHDAFKRDHDEIKRDHDAFKRDHDEIKREFYATRAYFDNTHDNMTDVWEFNRVTGEDRHGHATPKPVTMICRAIKSSTPEGAIVAEPFLGSGTTLIAAEQLGRKCYAMELTPEYVAVSIQRWADVTGKEPCCSTPAPTNPPNGHAPH